In Flavobacterium sp. GSB-24, the genomic window ATAATCCGTCTGAACCTGGCACACAAGGAACTCCTGCAGCTTTCATTGTAGCTTTTGCAGAAGCTTTATCACCCATTCTGTCAATCATTTCTGGAGCAGCACCGATAAATTTAATTCCGTGCTCTTGACAAATTTTAGAGAATTTAGCATTCTCAGAAAGAAAACCGTATCCTGGGTGTATTGCATCTGCATTTGTAATTTCTGCAGCTGCAATGATATTTGACATTTTCAAATACGATAAGTTACTCGGAGGAGGACCAATACAAACCGCTTCATCAGCAAATTTAACATGTAAACTTTCTGCGTCGGCTGTAGAGTAAACTGCAACAGTTTTGATTCCCATTTCCTTACATGTACGAATTACACGAAGTGCAATTTCTCCTCTATTCGCAATTAATATTTTTTTAAACATCTTATTTTAATTAGATAATTAGACAATTTGATAATTAGATAATTTTAGATGATTAACAAAACTTATATTATGAACCATTCTAAAATCTAAAATCTAAAATCTAAATTTATTTATGATGGATCTACTAAGAATAAAGGTTGGTCAAATTCTACCGGAGACATATCGTCAACAAGAATTTTTACAATTTTACCAGAAACTTCAGATTCGATTTCGTTGAATAATTTCATTGCTTCAATTACACAAAGAACATCTCCTTTTGAAATAGTGCTTCCTACTTCTGTGAAAACTGGTTTGTCTGGAGATGGTTTTCTATAAAAAGTTCCAATGATTGGAGATTTTATAGTTATGTATTTAGAATCGTTAGCAGCTGGTGCTTCTGGAGTTACATTTACAACTGTTGGAGCAGTAACTTGTGGAGCTGTTACCTGAGGTAAAGCTGCCTGAGTTGGTAATTGCTGCACGTAAGTTGCCTCAGTTACATTTGTTTCTAAAGTTGTTCTGATCGTGATTTTTACATCATCCATTTCTAACTTCACTTCTGCAACGCCCGAATTTGCAACAAATTTGATTAGGTTTTGAATTTCTTTTAAATCCATAATGATTCGTTTTTAGTTTTAATTTATTTCTTATCGTAAGCCCATTTTAAATAGATAGATCCCCAAGTGAATCCACCACCAAAAGCAGCAAAGATAACATTATCTCCTTTTTTAAGCTTATCTTCAAAATCTGCCAATACTAATGGTAAAGTTCCAGAAGTAGTATTACCATATCTTTCGATATTTACTAATACTTTAGAATCATCCAATTCCAATCTTCCGGCAGTAGCATCAATAATACGTTTGTTAGCTTGGTGTGGCACTAACCAATCTACATCTTGATTTGTCAAATTATTTCTTTGTAAAATCAATTCGCTGGCATCGGCCATATTAGTCACAGCATATTTGAAAACAGTTTTTCCGTCTTGCATAATATTGTGCTGTCTGTTTTTTACAGTTTCTTCAGAAGGCGGAATCAAAGATCCTCCAGCTGGAATTTTAAGAAAATCGCGTCCTACACCATCACTTCTTAAGTATTCATCCTGCAAACCTAGACCTTCGTAATTTGGTTCAAAAAGAACTGCACCAGCTCCATCACCAAAAATAATACAAGTTGCTCTGTCTGTATAATCTACAATTGATGACATTTTATCGGCACCAATTAAAAGTACTTTTTTGTAACGTCCTGACTGAACATAAGCTGCAGCAGTAGACATTCCGTATAAGAAACTTGAACATGCAGCCTGCAGATCGTATGCAAATGCATTTGTAGCCCCAATTTCTGTTGCAACAAATACTCCTGTCGAAGCCACCATCATATCTGGTGTTGCTGTTGCCATTATAATCATATCAATCTCTAAAGGATCAATATTTGCTTTTGCAATTAAATCTTGCGCTGCTTTTATAGCAAGATAAGATGTGCCTTTATCTGCATCTTTAAGAATTCTTCTCTCTTTAATTCCTGTTCGAGTAGTAATCCACTCGTCATTGGTATCAACCATTGTTTCTAAAACTTTGTTAGAAAGTACAAAGTCAGGAACGTAAGCGCCAACAGCGGTAATAGCGGCTGTGATTTTATTCATTATATTCTATTATTTCCTTTCAAATACTGCGATTTGAAAAATTTTTAAAAGACTTGAAAATTACAAAAAAAAACGAAGCGATTTTGTCTATATTTTCTTAAAAAACAAAAATTATAACCAACAAAAAAAACTCTCACTATGTGAGAGTTCTAGTATAATTTACAAAAACGTATTAAGCAACCGCTTCAGATTTATCGATAACAACTTGCCCTCTGTAGTACATTTTACCTTCATGCCAGTAAGCTCTGTGGTATAAATGCGCTTCACCTGTAATAGGACATGTAGCGATTTGAGCTACAGTAGCTTTATAATGTGTTCTTCTCTTATCTCTTCTTGTTTTCGAGGTTTTTCTCTTAGGATGTGCCATTTTACTATATTATTTATCCGTTAATAGTTTCTTTAATTTTTCCCAACGCGGGTCAATATCTTCTTCTTTATTACTCTCTTCCTTTTGTTCTTTTACACTTAATTCATTCAATTTTGTCAAAGCTTCGGTTTGTAATGTTCCGTCTTTAACACCTGGATGAATTCTTTTTTGAGGCACCGAAAGTGCAATCATTTCATAAATGTATTGTGACACATATAATTCATGTTCTCCATGCGGCAAAATCAACAATTCTTCATTATCATTATTGAACTCGTCTCCAAAGCGAACAATTAATTTCATTTTCCCTTTTATAGGAAGGTCAAAATCCTCGCCCGTTAGATCACAAGGCACATTTACAGTTCCTTTGTGTTTGAATTCTAACTCTAACATGTTGCTTTTCTTTTCGAAAACCAAATTCACTTTAATATCTGAACTTTGAAACTCTTCATAGTCAAAGTCCTTAAAGAACGTGTTATTTATTTGATACTCAAAATGGTGTTTTCCTAGTTTTAATCCTACGAAAGGAATTAAAAATTCTTTTGTTTTGCTCATTTCAACATCAATTTGATCAATTCAGTTCTATAACTAGATGTCTGAATTGGGGTGCAAAGATATAAAATTATTATAAATCTAATAATCTTATTCACCTTTTTTTGTTTAT contains:
- the rpmF gene encoding 50S ribosomal protein L32 is translated as MAHPKRKTSKTRRDKRRTHYKATVAQIATCPITGEAHLYHRAYWHEGKMYYRGQVVIDKSEAVA
- the accB gene encoding acetyl-CoA carboxylase biotin carboxyl carrier protein, with product MDLKEIQNLIKFVANSGVAEVKLEMDDVKITIRTTLETNVTEATYVQQLPTQAALPQVTAPQVTAPTVVNVTPEAPAANDSKYITIKSPIIGTFYRKPSPDKPVFTEVGSTISKGDVLCVIEAMKLFNEIESEVSGKIVKILVDDMSPVEFDQPLFLVDPS
- a CDS encoding DUF177 domain-containing protein; the encoded protein is MSKTKEFLIPFVGLKLGKHHFEYQINNTFFKDFDYEEFQSSDIKVNLVFEKKSNMLELEFKHKGTVNVPCDLTGEDFDLPIKGKMKLIVRFGDEFNNDNEELLILPHGEHELYVSQYIYEMIALSVPQKRIHPGVKDGTLQTEALTKLNELSVKEQKEESNKEEDIDPRWEKLKKLLTDK
- a CDS encoding beta-ketoacyl-ACP synthase III, giving the protein MNKITAAITAVGAYVPDFVLSNKVLETMVDTNDEWITTRTGIKERRILKDADKGTSYLAIKAAQDLIAKANIDPLEIDMIIMATATPDMMVASTGVFVATEIGATNAFAYDLQAACSSFLYGMSTAAAYVQSGRYKKVLLIGADKMSSIVDYTDRATCIIFGDGAGAVLFEPNYEGLGLQDEYLRSDGVGRDFLKIPAGGSLIPPSEETVKNRQHNIMQDGKTVFKYAVTNMADASELILQRNNLTNQDVDWLVPHQANKRIIDATAGRLELDDSKVLVNIERYGNTTSGTLPLVLADFEDKLKKGDNVIFAAFGGGFTWGSIYLKWAYDKK